From candidate division KSB1 bacterium:
GGAGACTGCCGCCGGCATGCTCAATTCCATAGGCCTTGCCAACGTGGGTGTGGAGGTCTTTGTCCGGGAGAAGCTCCCCGCGCTGCAGCGCTACAGCACCGCCATCATCGTCAATATTGCCGGGCGCTCAGCGGACGAGTTCAAGGCGGTATTGCGGCGCTTGGAGGAGTGCGACCTCCGCATCGATGGCTACGAGCTGAACTACTCTTGCCCCAATGTCAAGGAGGGAGGAATGGCTTTCAGCGCCCGGCCTGATGTTGCATACGAGGTCACTGTTGCCTTGCGCAAGGAGACCACAAGGCCGCTCATCGCAAAACTCACGCCGAATGTCACGCGCATCGGCGAGATTGCTCGGGCAGTGGCCGAGGCGGGTGCGGATGCTGTTTCTGCCATCAACACGTTGGTAGGGATGGCGGTCGACCATCGCACGCGCACACCAAAGCTGGCCACAGTCGTCGGAGGTCTGTCCGGCCCGGCAATCAAACCTGTAGCTCTGGCCAAAGTTTGGGAAATCAAAAACGCAGTGAGCATCCCTATCATCGGCGTTGGTGGCATTCAGAACTATGAGGACGTGTTGGAATTCATGCTGGTGGGCGCCAGCGCCGTGCAGGTGGGCACCGCGAACTTTGTAACCCCAGATTGCGCGGCGCGCATCGTGCGGGACCTGGAGAGCTACTGTGACAGGGAAGGCATTGATCGTCTGGCGGACCTGGTGGGGCGCCTGAACGTGGAATGTTGACCTGAGGAGGACGGCGGTGCGCTTCGAGACCCTTGGCAAAAGGCTCATTGTTGCGGGTATCTTCATCCCGCTCATCCTATTCACCACCCTCAAGGGCGGCTGGCCCTTTGTGGTGATAGTGACCATCATCGTCGGGGTGGCCAGTGTCGAGTTCTATGGTCTGGCGCGCCTCAAGGCGGCCTACCCGCAGACTGGCCTGGGTGTGGCCGCCACCGTGCTTGTGCCGAGTCTTCTCTACCTCGAGGGGCCTGCTGCCATTTGGGTGGGGATCTCGCTTCTGACACTACTGGTAGTAAGCGTGGAGCTGTTTCGGAATCGCGGCTCGGCAACTACGAATGTGGCGACCACCCTGTGCGGGATCCTTTTTGTCCCCCTGCTCTTAGGCCACCTAGTGCTCATCCGTCAGCTCCCTGTGGAATTGGGGCTTCCCTACAAGCAGAGCGGCACGTGGCTGGTGCTCATGTTGATCACTGTGTGGGTGTGCGACACGGCCGCCTACGGTGTGGGAACGGCGATGGGCAGGCACAAACTGTTTGTGCGCATCAGCCCGAAGAAAACGTGGGAGGGGGCTATAGCAGGGTTCTGCGCCGCACTTCTCTGCGCGTGGGCGTGCCACGCACTTCTTGTGACCGGCCTCCGCCTGGGCGACTCTCTGGTCATCGGTGCATTGTGCGGCACCGTGGGCCAGCTGAGCGACCTCACCGAGTCGCAGTTCAAGCGAGACGCAGGGGTGAAGGACTCCTCCACTCTAATCCCAGGCCACGGGGGCATGCTCGACCGGTTTGACAGCTTTCTGCTGCTGGCACCGGTTGCCTACTACTACCTTCGCTTCATAGCTCTGGCATAGCGAAGCAAGATCCCCCTGGCCAAGGCACGGGGCCCGCAGACCCGCCTGCTACTGATTGGCAATGCGGAAGGCGGCGACAAAGGCGCGGTAGGCCGTGGCAAAGTCGTCCGCCTCAAACACGACCGTGCATCCCCCTTGGCGTTGCATCCCGGGAATGCTTGCCGCGAGATCTGCCTGCTCGGTCTTTTGAAACTCGATAGCCAGACGGACCGGCTCGGCGAATTTGAGGGGCTGTTTGTCCTCCAGGTGTTGTACCGCCCGCTTAGCCATGAGGCGAATATCCTCTAGGGTACGTGCAAAGGGATAGCAGCGCGCGGCGGTTCGCGAGAGGCCCTCTTTGACCACCACGGCTTCGATGGTCGGCACAAGGGCCTTTGCCTCTTGCACCACGGCGCGATCGCCCGTCACCAGTACTGCCGGAACGCCAAAGTGTCCGGCCATACCGGCGCTCAGCCCGAATTCGCCTACCGAGACATCGTTTACGCGGACATCGTGGATCACCGAAGCGGCGAAGGTGTGATCCAATACTGCGCCTTCTGTACCGGTCTTGGCGTGGTACCCGATAAAAAAGGCCGCGTCAACTGAGCCCTCGATCCCCTCCATCATAGAAAAGAGCTTGCGCGTACCGCTCAAGAGGGTCGCCTTCGGGTGAAGGCGATCAATGAGGAGGTTGGTCATGGTATGGTGCGCATCGTTAACAATCACCTCACGCGCACCCCCCTGCACCGCACCTTCTATAGCAGCGTTGACCTCCTGAATCATCCACTCCCGTGCTTGCGCATAAGCCGGCGAAGTGGGAAGCACCTGATCCAGCAGCACCACGCCGTTCACGCCTTCCAGGTCTGCAGAAACAAAGACTCTCATCGTCTGTCCGCCACTCCCATCTTAGCTCACAGCACCACTTGGCCATCTCGCACGATCACTCGGCCATCGATTTCCAGGGATGGTGCGAAGAGAATGCCATCCGCGTGAAAGGGCACGTTGACCGTTCCGCCGAAGGACCGGTTATTGCCAAGGCCGACATGGACGGTGCCGAGCACTTTGCAGTCCTCGGCCATGCAGCCGCTAATGCGGGCGTTTGCGTTGGTGCCGATGCCCAGTTCAGCCAGGGTTCGTGCCTCCGGACCGAGCGCGCGCAGCTCGTGCCGTAGTCCTGCCCTTGCCCTCGGGAGATGCACCGCTGTGGCGTGCCCCTCTTTGACATCCACCACCACCGGCGCATCGAGTCGGGCATAGCCGGCAAGACCGTGCTCGATGACGATGCGCCCGTGCGTGTTCTCCGGCGATGGCCCAATGCACGCCATGCCCGCCGGAAACGTG
This genomic window contains:
- a CDS encoding dihydroorotate dehydrogenase, translated to MSADLRVSIGSLTLNNPVLVASGTFGYGEEFAPYFDLSVLGGVVTKTITLEPRAGNPPPRIAETAAGMLNSIGLANVGVEVFVREKLPALQRYSTAIIVNIAGRSADEFKAVLRRLEECDLRIDGYELNYSCPNVKEGGMAFSARPDVAYEVTVALRKETTRPLIAKLTPNVTRIGEIARAVAEAGADAVSAINTLVGMAVDHRTRTPKLATVVGGLSGPAIKPVALAKVWEIKNAVSIPIIGVGGIQNYEDVLEFMLVGASAVQVGTANFVTPDCAARIVRDLESYCDREGIDRLADLVGRLNVEC
- a CDS encoding phosphatidate cytidylyltransferase, with protein sequence MRFETLGKRLIVAGIFIPLILFTTLKGGWPFVVIVTIIVGVASVEFYGLARLKAAYPQTGLGVAATVLVPSLLYLEGPAAIWVGISLLTLLVVSVELFRNRGSATTNVATTLCGILFVPLLLGHLVLIRQLPVELGLPYKQSGTWLVLMLITVWVCDTAAYGVGTAMGRHKLFVRISPKKTWEGAIAGFCAALLCAWACHALLVTGLRLGDSLVIGALCGTVGQLSDLTESQFKRDAGVKDSSTLIPGHGGMLDRFDSFLLLAPVAYYYLRFIALA
- a CDS encoding M55 family metallopeptidase — translated: MRVFVSADLEGVNGVVLLDQVLPTSPAYAQAREWMIQEVNAAIEGAVQGGAREVIVNDAHHTMTNLLIDRLHPKATLLSGTRKLFSMMEGIEGSVDAAFFIGYHAKTGTEGAVLDHTFAASVIHDVRVNDVSVGEFGLSAGMAGHFGVPAVLVTGDRAVVQEAKALVPTIEAVVVKEGLSRTAARCYPFARTLEDIRLMAKRAVQHLEDKQPLKFAEPVRLAIEFQKTEQADLAASIPGMQRQGGCTVVFEADDFATAYRAFVAAFRIANQ